Proteins co-encoded in one Fusarium musae strain F31 chromosome 3, whole genome shotgun sequence genomic window:
- a CDS encoding hypothetical protein (EggNog:ENOG41): MTPPSRQRNPALAGRPGRLKLSVEETIRQASPRSRSPSTLSPISKDRSRRRSSSSNTSRTVESFRRWTRSDRYFDPLGFQTQTNQPDTCITFPPVGSHDSSPFPRLSVDESAVSTDDELPSQGQSPISPLSGPNWQTPAQPLSALRTQSARVKHEQMIRVTLRTQTTEVPCIAKCYLTRDSSVIDNDFARNWGVKIHPVPKPRWKDARHWCELDVIDVETIGSVQKQLSIRLGKLPDQRVSVELGIDALKALHLVDETVQLSRSAPASQYLPWTGNSSPYMQQPQDILGQYVLTPPAPQQYTTGRNRALTVPSIPSIRIDTSFDTSLSVPKSVGDSGSGEDSSSPWDWDALSIASQSYQEEDPSTAWSPAVSDCGGLSSSFDTCMK; the protein is encoded by the exons ATGACTCCGCCGAGCAGACAAAGAAACCCAGCTCTGGCTGGTAGGCCTGGTCGCTTGAAACTCAGCGTGGAAGAAACCATCAGACAAGCTTCCCCTCGCTCGCGGTCGCCCTCTACACTCAGTCCAATCTCCAAGGATCGATCGAGGCGTCGAAGCAGTTCGTCGAATACTTCCCGCACTGTTGAGTCATTCCGACGGTGGACCAGAAGTGACAGGTACTTTGATCCTCTGGGCTTTCAAACCCAGACAAATCAACCCGACACTTGCATAACATTTCCACCTGTCGGCTCCCATGACTCTTCGCCATTCCCGCGATTATCCGTGGACGAGTCCGCCGTTTCCACAGACGATGAGCTTCCAAGCCAAGGCCAGTCTCCTATTTCTCCGCTATCGGGGCCCAACTGGCAGACGCCAGCACAGCCCCTAAGCGCCCTAAGAACTCAGTCAGCACGAGTCAAACATGAACAGATGATCCGAGTTACTCTCAGAACTCAGACCACAGAAGTGCCGTGTATTGCCAAGTGCTATCTCACTCGGGATTCGAGTGTCATCGATAATGACTTTGCTCGCAACTGGGGCGTCAAGATACATCCAGTGCCCAAGCCTCGCTGGAAAGACGCCCGACACTGGTGCGAACTGGATGTAATTGACGTGGAAACAATTGGCAGCGTTCAAAAGCAACTGTCAATTCGACTTGGCAAGCTTCCAGACCAACGGGTCagtgttgagcttgggatTGATGCACTCAAAGCTCTGCATCTAGTGGATGAGACTG TACAGTTGTCTCGATCTGCACCTGCTAGCCAATATTTACCATGGACTGGCAACAGCTCTCCTTATATGCAGCAACCTCAAGATATCCTCGGACAGTATGTGCTTACACCTCCTGCGCCACAACAGTATACCACTGGCCGCAATCGGGCCCTTACGGTACCGTCGATACCATCTATCAGGATAGATACGTCGTTCGACACTTCACTTTCGGTACCAAAATCTGTGGGCGACTCAGGTTCCGGTGAAGACTCAAGTTCACCTTGGGATTGGGATGCTCTGTCGATAGCATCTCAATCATATCAAGAAGAGGACCCTAGCACCGCCTGGAGTCCGGCCGTTTCGGACTGCGGTGgcctttcctcttcttttgaCACTTGTATGAAATAG
- a CDS encoding hypothetical protein (BUSCO:EOG09264NEF~EggNog:ENOG41), whose protein sequence is MRFSPLLSTLFYTFSNITRVRPPLPSYLAFRPIPLRSMSGIPLLGALFGTSSKNSSNMSYPDQRSNDEWRAVLNKEQFRILREKGTEPPGSGKFDKHYPEQGVYTCAGCDAPLYKASHKFSSGCGWPAYFDSIPGAVVRHEDRAFGMSRTEIVCANCGGHLGHVFKGEGFDTPTDERHCVNSVSLSFSPDDKTVKDKPESKA, encoded by the exons ATGCGCTTCTCTCCATTGCTATCAACACTCTTCTACACTTTCTCAAATATCACCCGCGTGAGACCTCCTCTGCCTTCATACCTAGCCTTTCGACCTATTCCCCTTCGATCTATGTCCGGTATTCCTTTGCTGGGCGCTTTATTTGGCACTTCATCTAAGAACTCTTCAAATATGTCTTACCCTGATCAACGTTCAAACGACGAGTGGCGAGCTGTCCTCAACAAGG AACAATTCCGTATCCTGCGTGAGAAGGGTACCGAGCCTCCAGGTTCTGGAAAGTTTGACAAACACTATCCTGAGCAGGGTGTTTATACCTGCGCTGGTTGTGATGCACCACTTTATAAGGCGAGCCACAAGTTCAGCTCTGGCTGTGGTTGGCCAGCCTACTTTGACAGCATCCCTGGTGCCGTTGTCCGTCACGAAGATCGCGCTTTCGGTATGTCACGGACAGAGATTGTATGTGCCAACTGCGGCGGTCACCTAGGACATGTGTTCAAGGGCGAGGGCTTTGACACGCCTACTGATGAGCGTCACTGTGTGAACAGCGTCAGTCTAAGCTTTTCACCTGACGATAAGACTGTCAAGGATAAGCCTGAAAGCAAGGCTTGA
- the TVP18 gene encoding Golgi apparatus membrane protein tvp18 — MTLKEEFQTRNFSIYGQWLGILSMIICLAVGIANIFSFHVVRIIFCAFAIASAFVILFIEVPLLLRICPTSGKFDETIRKISTNYMRAAAYGVMSALQFISNVSGASSLIAAAVFLLLTALCYLLAGIKGQAFVGSKTLGGQGVAQMIV, encoded by the exons ATGACGCTCAAGGAGGAGTTCCAAACGCGAAACTTCA GCATCTACGGACAATG GCTTGGAATTCTTTCCATGATCATCTGTCTGGCTGTTGGAATCGCCAACATCTTCTCGTTTCATGTAGTTCGCATTATCTTCTGCGCCTTTGCTAT CGCATCGGCCTTTGTCATTCTTTTCATCGAAgtccctcttcttcttcgaatCTGCCCAACCTCCGGCAAGTTCGATGAGACAATTCGCAAGATCTCGACCAACTATATGCGCGCGGCCGCCTACGGCGTCATGTCTGCTCTGCAGTTTATTAGTAATGTCAGCGGTGCAAGCAGCTTGATTGCCGCTGCTGTCTTCCTGCTACTGACTGCTCTTTGCTACCTGCTTGCCGGTATCAAGGGTCAGGCCTTCGTCGGCAGCAAGACCCTCGGTGGTCAGGGCGTCGCGCAGATGATTGTGTAG
- a CDS encoding hypothetical protein (BUSCO:EOG09260WUA), whose product MAPVRNEVPPHTIDRTPEYEDFMTRLRDYHSKRGTTLDPEPKVGATHVDLFKVFNHVVESGGYDKISEEKLAWRRMASELGIYSNNEASTAFSLKEKFYKNLAAFEISTVHGKEPPPKDILEDVTAKGAGLLSRTRENFWGKKRESNVGATDSAASGDDGTPVRERPVPDTAASARASRGLREAPPQRVIFQPDTGPSRTTRHSSAHHASSTNSPAANPPQTPSHHPNMHIPQQHQQQNYQGNRGPSVLHHPTDTENTSNLVTAYQPRFSKPLTLRAVPTPSNAPTEFQKPRQTPRIDPRQPMQPGTGFDGPNIYMRCLNALRSNIPAEQAFALSHLVKISFERGDKYKFDSFPGLAEGLVDKALEVGHMFYHVNWSISWNLPYDSSDPSALDGNYGTKDILERIDNLIEKDVPDILQTESFADNMVLITEAVLTLRNMVTLPENAHNISDFPPVKDLICIILNLPQKDSLVELKHLALDIAEQLTPFMILDSEDPMYKTLLEQLTSDDRGIILTSLRALGRISMNLEATNKLSNIPGQVLQRLSSWLLLNDDELIDACLDFLYQYTAVVPNVDTLVRSLTPENLIDHLARLLAHGARKTQREFVLVPEHRIPARDQIAPMPEDLLQEMLKLEEPDRVHRWVRCFFEEDNNSFVTQLAAWQAYQNAFVAPLKVINQPLITPADFIRNSTSVYKDSNAQVLREPGDPQQKFIIHGIRARPKPLGLDGKEYGRCLWASNPTNKLEKCGRFYIKPEKLWEHILVDHLGEKRNEGGQFDNIEKEYICTWDQCSHYPKSTKIHLQDFARHINTHISSALPNDALNRKPERSWIIPAKTMAVTYEETATARDERNPNLPPQAAGIPLSAALVLRNIARNVVKTEAEEEMIKNQEKVGEIGGWNEVLFRPLLPRLFEILAENRALSPYIASLLDLVHIENYDQGR is encoded by the exons ATGGCGCCCGTTCGCAATGAGGTGCCGCCGCACACGATAGATCGCACGCCCGAATACGAGGATTTTATGACGCGACTCCGTGATTATCATTCCAAGCGCGGAACGACACTTGATCCAGAGCCCAAGGTCGGCGCAACGCATGTTGACTTGTTCAAGGTCTTCAACCACGTCGTAGAGAGTGGTGGCTATGACAAGATCtctgaggagaagctcgcATGGCGACGTATGGCGTCAGAGCTGGGCATATATTCTAATAATGAAGCCTCCACTGCCTTCTCGCTGAAGGAGAAGTTCTACAAAAACTTAGCTGCGTTTGAGATCAGCACAGTACATGGAAAGGAACCTCCGCCAAAAGATATTCTGGAGGACGTGACGGCTAAAGGTGCTGGCTTACTGTCACGCACAAGAGAGAATTTCtgggggaagaagagagagagcaaTGTCGGTGCCACAGACTCAGCGGCCTCGGGAGACGATGGTACACCCGTTCGCGAGCGACCCGTTCCAGACACTGCTGCCAGTGCGCGTGCTTCTAGAGGGCTGCGTGAGGCACCTCCTCAGCGTGTCATCTTTCAACCGGATACTGGACCTTCACGAACAACCCGACATTCTTCTGCTCATCATGCGAGCAGTACCAACTCACCAGCCGCGAACCCTCCCCAGACCCCCTCGCATCACCCAAACATGCACATACCtcagcagcaccaacaacAGAATTACCAGGGAAACCGAGGTCCCTCGGTTCTTCACCACCCAACTGACACTGAGAATACATCCAACTTGGTCACTGCCTATCAGCCGCGGTTTTCTAAACCCCTAACACTGCGCGCAGTGCCAACTCCAAGCAATGCGCCCACCGAGTTTCAGAAGCCACGCCAAACTCCGCGCATTGACCCTCGTCAACCGATGCAACCTGGCA CCGGTTTTGATGGCCCTAATATTTACATGAGGTGTTTGAACGCTTTGCGATCAAATATTCCTGCTGAACAAGCCTTTGCGCTCAGTCATCTGGTGAAAATATCGTTTGAGCGAGGTGACAAGTACAAGTTCGACTCATTCCCAGGTCTGGCCGAAGGTCTAGTCGACAAAGCCCTTGAGGTGGGACATATGTTCTATCACGTTAACTGGAGCATATCTTGGAACCTTCCATATGACTCCAGTGACCCGAGTGCCCTCGATGGAAACTATGGGACAAAAGATATCCTGGAGCGCATCGATAACCTGATTGAGAAGGATGTACCCGACATTCTGCAAACTGAGTCATTTGCGGACAATATGGTGCTGATCACTGAAGCTGTCCTGACGTTGCGGAACATGGTCACCTTGCCTGAAAACGCTCATAACATATCAGACTTCCCCCCcgtcaaggatctcatcTGTATCATTCTGAACCTACCACAGAAGGATTCTCTTGTGGAACTGAAACATCTTGCCCTAGACATCGCTGAGCAGTTGACGCCGTTCATGATATTGGACTCAGAAGACCCTATGTATAAGACATTGTTGGAGCAGTTGACGTCTGATGACCGTGGTATCATCCTGACGTCTCTTCGGGCGCTGGGGCGTATCTCCATGAATCTCGAGGCTACCAACAAGCTAAGCAATATTCCTGGGCAAGTACTCCAGCGACTTTCCAGTTGGCTTTTGCTCAACGATGATGAACTTATCGACGCGTGTCTCGATTTTCTCTATCAGTACACTGCTGTTGTGCCCAACGTGGACACCTTGGTCCGGTCTTTGACGCCAGAAAACCTCATTGACCATCTTGCACGCCTCCTGGCTCATGGTGCTCGTAAGACACAACGCGAGTTTGTTCTTGTACCCGAGCACAGAATTCCCGCTCGTGACCAGATTGCTCCTATGCCTGAGGATCTTCTTCAGGAGAtgctcaagcttgaagagCCAGATCGTGTTCACCGTTGGGTTCGCTGCTTCTTCGAGGAGGATAATAACTCTTTTGTGACACAACTAGCCGCCTGGCAGGCCTACCAGAACGCATTTGTCGCACCACTCAAGGTCATCAATCAGCCTCTTATCACACCTGCCGACTTCATCCGGAACAGTACGTCTGTGTACAAGGATTCAAACGCGCAGGTCCTTAGAGAGCCGGGTGACCCTCAACAAAAATTCATCATTCATGGTATCCGTGCAAGACCAAAGCCTCTTGGCTTAGATGGCAAGGAGTACGGGCGATGCCTTTGGGCCTCGAATCCTACCAATAAGCTTGAGAAATGTGGTCGGTTTTACATTAAGCCTGAGAAGCTTTGGGAGCACATCCTCGTGGACCATCTAGGAGAGAAGCGAAACGAAGGGGGGCAATTCGACAACATCGAGAAAGAATACATTTGTACCTGGGATCAGTGCTCCCACTATCCCAAGTCCACCAAAATACACCTTCAGGATTTCGCAAGACATATCAACACACACATCTCTTCGGCGTTACCCAACGACGCACTCAACAGAAAGCCAGAGCGTTCATGGATTATTCCCGCCAAGACTATGGCTGTGACCTACGAAGAAACTGCAACAGCACGGGACGAGCGGAATCCAAACCTCCCGCCCCAGGCAGCTGGTATTCCACTCAGCGCTGCGTTAGTGCTAAGGAACATTGCTCGCAATGTGGTCAAAACggaggctgaggaagagatgatcaagaatcAAGAGAAAGTGGGTGAAATAGGAGGCTGGAACGAGGTTCTTTTCCGCCCGCTGCTACCGCGACTATTTGAAATCCTTGCAGAGAACAGGGCCTTG AGCCCTTACATTGCATCGCTCCTTGATTTGGTCCATATTGAGAATTACGACCAGGGCCGATGA